Part of the Cardiobacteriaceae bacterium TAE3-ERU3 genome, AGGGATGCTGAACACAGAAAATATTCCTGCTTAAGGCGTAGCTCGCGGCCAATCGCAGTCGAGTCATCCGGATAGAGTACGCGCGACAGGTTTTCCGAGCTATTTTGCTTTTCTATCGCTGCAAAATAATCGCCGCGGTTAAACGACTCGAGGTTAAAAATATCACTGGCGTGGGTTGACCACAGGCGCAAGGTATTGGCATAGCCATTGTCATAGCCGGGAATAATTTCATCAAAACCCAGCGCAATGATATCTTCGGCCTCATACCATTTCTGCTTGCCTTGCTCTTCCTGAACGTAGCCGCCAAAACGGATGCGATACCGCTTACTCGGGCGCACGAAATCCCAAGGTGAACCTTGCTCAAGCCAAGTATCAGGTTGTTCAACTTGTTGCCCATCGACGATTTCCTGACGGAACATACCGTATTCATAGCGAATGCCGTAACCCATCGCAGGGATTTTCAGGGTCGCCAATGAATCAAGGAAACAGGCTGCCAAACGACCTAGACCACCATTGCCAAGGCCGGGATCGCGTTCTTCAGTGATGACCTGATCAAAATTGATGCCTAACTCGTCGAAGGCATCACGCATCAAGGTGTAAACGTCTGATGCGATCAATGCATTGGACAACGTACGCCCCATCAGGTATTCCATCGACAGGTAATAGACGTAACGATGCTTTTCATCAATCTGTACGCGGCGTGAGCGAATCCAGTTTTCGGCAAGAAGATCACGCACAACATATTGAGCAGCAGTCATCCAATTGCTCGGCTTGGCATTGCGCGGATCGCAGCCAAGGGTAAAAATCATTTTATAGACCAGCGCATTTTTTATTGACGCCACATCAGCAGTTGGCTGACGATATGAATAAACAGCATTCATTTAATTGTGTTCCTGTATTTGTCCCTGACAAAAAAGCGTGCTTATCGTAACACGGCATTTTGTTACATATCGATATAAAAAAGCCAGCCACTAAAGTGGCTGGCTGAGGGTGCAAAATAAAAACTTATTTTGCCTGATCATCTGCAAGAGCATGATCGCCCAAGTCTTTTATATCTTCTTCCATGGCTGCCCATTCACGGCGCTCCTCATCGCTCGCCTTGGGCGAGAACAAGCCGGTAAAGCCGTAAAAGATACCGATAACAGGTGCAAGCCAGCAAGCAAAAGCAAGTGGAATATAGAGTAGATTTTCCATATTTGAGCCATCGATAATGCCAAGGCCCAGTGCGGTAATACAGAAAGCACCACCTGCATTCCAAGGGATCAGCGGGCTCATCAGCGTACCGCCTTCTTCAAGGCCACGAGACAAGTTCAGGGTCGAATAACCGATACCGCGATACAGTGGCGCAAACATACGCCCTGGCAATGCAATCGAGATGTACGGATCACCAGCAATCATGTTGGTCAGGAATGCAGTGCTGATTGCAGATGACTGCACTGCACCAAAGCTGCGCAACTTGGTGATGATCGCGTTGATCACTGCTTCAAGGCAGCCAGTACGCTCCAATGCGCCACCAAAGCCAAGGGCAAGCAGCATCAGTGAAATCGTCCACATCATCGACTGAATACCACCCTTATTAAGCAGCGTATCTATATTCTCAACGCCGGTATCAATTGAGTAGCCATTTTGTGCATAGACGAACAAGTTATTAACTGTCACGTTGTCCTGCATCACCATGCCGACCAATCCACCGACGACGACACCGGCAAAGAGTGACGGCAATGGCGGCTGCTTGAGCAAGGCAAGCACCAAAACAACGACTGGCGGGATCAGCAACCAAACCGAAATATTAAAATTCGCTTCAAGTGTCGCAACAATTTCATTGATGGATTCAAGTGAGACTTTGCCACTGCCAACCAATTGGAAACCGACCACAAGGTATATGATCAGTGCAATGAGCATTGCCGGAATTGTGGTTGGCAACATATTGCGAATATGATCAAATACGTTGGTACCGGTTACTGCAGGTGCAAGGTTAGTGGTATCGGAAAGTGGTGAAATCTTATCGCCAAAAAATGCACCAGATACGACAGCACCAGCCGTCCAATACATCGGAATATCAAAGCCGCTACCAATACCCATCAACGCGAGGCCTACTGTACCAACCGTACCCCAGCTGGTGCCAAGAGAAACGGAGATAACAGCGCAAACCAGCATTGCTGCTGCGAGGAAGTATTGTGGGCTAATCAATTCGAGGCCGTAATAGATTAGAGCCGGCACCGTACCGGAAGAAATCCATACACCAATGATCATCCCCACCACGATTAATACCGCGAGTGACGGCATCGAAACGTGAATAACGTGGAAGACACCTTCGCGCGTTTCCGCCCAAGAAGTGCCGTTATAGAGCCCCATTAAAGCAGTAAAAGCAATACCGAAAGCAAGTGGAATATGTGGCGCAAAATGGCCAAAATAAAAAAGCTGAAGCATCAGCACGCCGAGCGTCAGAACAATCGGCAATAACGCCATCCATAACGGTGGCAAAGAAGAAACTGCCGGCTTATCGCCTAGCGAAACTTCTTCTTGTAGTTCATGTGGACTGGGTTTTCCTTGAGGCATAATTTTCCCTTTTTTCGAAGTAAAATCAGCGCGTAATCCTAACATAGCAGGATTAACTGAAATTCATACTGTGCCGAAAATCAAGGAAAGGAAGGGATTTTAAAAATTTGATTAATAATTATTTGGAAAATAATTATATGAAATTTATAGGAATTTAAGATGCGGAAAATATGTACTATTTGTCATATTCCATCCATGTTTTCTGCGTTAATCACGATAAAAGATGAGCAAAAAGCGTGAAAATAATGAATTGAATGATGTTGTTTCAACACACAAACACTTATTTCTCATACAAGGCGAGATATTGCTGTGCTGCTTTGTGCCAGCCAAAATCCTCACCCATTGCACGGCGCTGCATCGTCTGCCATTTACGCGGCTGCAGCCAAATATCCACTGCACGCTGATAAGCGTCCACTAAATCGCTCGAAGTTGCTTGATCAAAAACAAACCCTGTACGACCATCAAGCACACTGTCACCCAACCCACCAATACGACGTACTAACGGCAATGTGCCATAAGCCATTCCGTAAAGCTGGGTCAATCCACATGGTTCAAAACGACTCGGGACAGCAATCAAATCACCACCAGCCATCATGCGGTGAGACAGTGCTTCGTCATATCCAATATACACACCAATACGACCCGGATGAGCCGCTGCCGCGCCTTCAAATGCTTCACTCAATGCAGGCTCGCCGCTGCCGAGTATGGCAAACTGGGTATTGCCCATATCCAGCATCGTCGGCAAAGCCGCCAATAGCAAATCAATACCTTTTTGCTCGGTTAAACGTGAAACAAGGATCATAAGCAGTGCATTTTTATCTTCTTCAAGACCAAAAAAGCGCTGCAACTCCAGTTTATTCGCACGTTTATTGGCAACGAGCTGGCGAGCATTGTAGTGATGGGTTATGGCAGGATCATGCTCAGGAGACCATATGCCCGGATCAATACCATTTAAAATGCCGTGCAAGCGGTGCTGTCCGGCACGCTCAGCAAGTAGGCCATGCAAGCCACAACCGCCTTCAATATGGGTAATTTCCTGCGCATAAGAAGGGCTGACTGTAGTGATCTCATCAGCGTAGTAGAGCCCTGCTTTGAGCATCGATAGCTGACCATTAAATTCCAGCCCGTGAACATCAAACATTCGCCATGGCAGGGCAAGCTCTGGAACATGTGCGGCATCGAAAAGCCCCTGATAAGCCAAGTTGTGAATCGTAAAGATCCGCTTGACCGGGCTTTGCCAATGCGCGAGATAGGCGCAGGCAAGCCCGGCTTGCCAATCATGCGCATGCAGAACGTCCGCACAGCCCCACCATTCATCCATACCCGCTGCGAGTGCTGCGCCAAACCAGCCTAACAGGGCAAAGCGATACACATTATCTGCATAATCATGATAGTTCGCATCGTGATAAGGGTTACCTTTACGCGCAAAAAGGTGGTGGGCATCAATCAAATATAATCTCACGCCATGATAGTCCACACTGCGCAGTGCAACGCCGCCTGCAAAAGTAGACAGCTCACGGATAATCGGCGCATCGGGAAGTTGTTCGGCTA contains:
- the nhaC gene encoding Na+/H+ antiporter NhaC, translating into MPQGKPSPHELQEEVSLGDKPAVSSLPPLWMALLPIVLTLGVLMLQLFYFGHFAPHIPLAFGIAFTALMGLYNGTSWAETREGVFHVIHVSMPSLAVLIVVGMIIGVWISSGTVPALIYYGLELISPQYFLAAAMLVCAVISVSLGTSWGTVGTVGLALMGIGSGFDIPMYWTAGAVVSGAFFGDKISPLSDTTNLAPAVTGTNVFDHIRNMLPTTIPAMLIALIIYLVVGFQLVGSGKVSLESINEIVATLEANFNISVWLLIPPVVVLVLALLKQPPLPSLFAGVVVGGLVGMVMQDNVTVNNLFVYAQNGYSIDTGVENIDTLLNKGGIQSMMWTISLMLLALGFGGALERTGCLEAVINAIITKLRSFGAVQSSAISTAFLTNMIAGDPYISIALPGRMFAPLYRGIGYSTLNLSRGLEEGGTLMSPLIPWNAGGAFCITALGLGIIDGSNMENLLYIPLAFACWLAPVIGIFYGFTGLFSPKASDEERREWAAMEEDIKDLGDHALADDQAK
- the glgA gene encoding glycogen synthase GlgA, producing the protein MNILHVASECYPLIKTGGLADVVGALPWAQAQAGHDVRLVLPYYPSVAEQLPDAPIIRELSTFAGGVALRSVDYHGVRLYLIDAHHLFARKGNPYHDANYHDYADNVYRFALLGWFGAALAAGMDEWWGCADVLHAHDWQAGLACAYLAHWQSPVKRIFTIHNLAYQGLFDAAHVPELALPWRMFDVHGLEFNGQLSMLKAGLYYADEITTVSPSYAQEITHIEGGCGLHGLLAERAGQHRLHGILNGIDPGIWSPEHDPAITHHYNARQLVANKRANKLELQRFFGLEEDKNALLMILVSRLTEQKGIDLLLAALPTMLDMGNTQFAILGSGEPALSEAFEGAAAAHPGRIGVYIGYDEALSHRMMAGGDLIAVPSRFEPCGLTQLYGMAYGTLPLVRRIGGLGDSVLDGRTGFVFDQATSSDLVDAYQRAVDIWLQPRKWQTMQRRAMGEDFGWHKAAQQYLALYEK